From one Rhodamnia argentea isolate NSW1041297 chromosome 1, ASM2092103v1, whole genome shotgun sequence genomic stretch:
- the LOC115750340 gene encoding auxin-responsive protein IAA14-like isoform X1: MAGLLGGVTMNFKETELCLGLPGGGGGSGGAEVEAPRATGKRGFSETVVDLKLNLQAKDALSVADLKEAMKSQDKTLLAGASPAKDPAKPPAKAQVVGWPPVRLYRKNMMVAQKNADPEEEKEKSAATAAFVKVSMDGAPYLRKVDLKNYSSYKQLSDDLGKMFSSFTMVYFGEGSYGAQGMIDFMNESKLKDLLNSSDYVPTYEDKDGDWMLVGDVPWEMFVDSCKRLRIMKGSEAIGLAPRAMEKCKSRS; encoded by the exons ATGGCCGGCTTGCTCGGTGGCGTCACCATGAACTTCAAGGAGACCGAGCTGTGCCTCGGCTTGcccggcggtggtggcggcagcGGCGGGGCAGAGGTGGAGGCTCCGAGGGCCACTGGGAAGAGAGGGTTCTCCGAGACCGTGGTGGATCTCAAGCTCAACCTTCAGGCCAAGGACGCTCTGTCCGTGGCGGATCTCAAAGAGGCCATGAAGAGTCAGGACAAGACTCTTCTTGCCGGTGCTAGTCCGGCTAAAGATCCTGCAAAGCCACCAGCCAA GGCTCAGGTGGTGGGCTGGCCACCGGTGAGATTGTACAGGAAGAACATGATGGTAGCCCAGAAGAACGCCGACCccgaggaggagaaagagaagtCGGCGGCGACGGCTGCATTTGTGAAGGTTTCCATGGACGGAGCGCCTTATCTTCGCAAGGTCGACCTCAAGAACTACAGTAGCTACAAGCAACTCTCTGATGATCTTGGCAAAATGTTCAGCTCCTTCACCATGG TTTATTTTGGTGAAGGGAGCTATGGTGCACAAGGAATGATAGACTTCATGAACGAGAGCAAGCTGAAGGACCTGCTGAACAGCTCTGATTATGTGCCGACCTATGAAGACAAGGACGGTGACTGGATGTTGGTGGGCGATGTTCCATGGGA GATGTTTGTCGACTCGTGCAAGCGCCTGCGCATAATGAAAGGTTCCGAAGCAATAGGGCTCG caCCAAGAGCAATGGAGAAGTGCAAGAGCAGAAGCTGA
- the LOC115750340 gene encoding auxin-responsive protein IAA14-like isoform X2 produces MAGLLGGVTMNFKETELCLGLPGGGGGSGGAEVEAPRATGKRGFSETVVDLKLNLQAKDALSVADLKEAMKSQDKTLLAGASPAKDPAKPPAKAQVVGWPPVRLYRKNMMVAQKNADPEEEKEKSAATAAFVKVSMDGAPYLRKVDLKNYSSYKQLSDDLGKMFSSFTMGSYGAQGMIDFMNESKLKDLLNSSDYVPTYEDKDGDWMLVGDVPWEMFVDSCKRLRIMKGSEAIGLAPRAMEKCKSRS; encoded by the exons ATGGCCGGCTTGCTCGGTGGCGTCACCATGAACTTCAAGGAGACCGAGCTGTGCCTCGGCTTGcccggcggtggtggcggcagcGGCGGGGCAGAGGTGGAGGCTCCGAGGGCCACTGGGAAGAGAGGGTTCTCCGAGACCGTGGTGGATCTCAAGCTCAACCTTCAGGCCAAGGACGCTCTGTCCGTGGCGGATCTCAAAGAGGCCATGAAGAGTCAGGACAAGACTCTTCTTGCCGGTGCTAGTCCGGCTAAAGATCCTGCAAAGCCACCAGCCAA GGCTCAGGTGGTGGGCTGGCCACCGGTGAGATTGTACAGGAAGAACATGATGGTAGCCCAGAAGAACGCCGACCccgaggaggagaaagagaagtCGGCGGCGACGGCTGCATTTGTGAAGGTTTCCATGGACGGAGCGCCTTATCTTCGCAAGGTCGACCTCAAGAACTACAGTAGCTACAAGCAACTCTCTGATGATCTTGGCAAAATGTTCAGCTCCTTCACCATGG GGAGCTATGGTGCACAAGGAATGATAGACTTCATGAACGAGAGCAAGCTGAAGGACCTGCTGAACAGCTCTGATTATGTGCCGACCTATGAAGACAAGGACGGTGACTGGATGTTGGTGGGCGATGTTCCATGGGA GATGTTTGTCGACTCGTGCAAGCGCCTGCGCATAATGAAAGGTTCCGAAGCAATAGGGCTCG caCCAAGAGCAATGGAGAAGTGCAAGAGCAGAAGCTGA